The following are encoded together in the Nocardia sp. XZ_19_385 genome:
- a CDS encoding acyl carrier protein has protein sequence MSDAGTQRPELVQQLLRDFSVITGAEFGPDDDYFAMGLVNSLRALEIVAYLERTFEFEVEIDDLDLDNFRTVHRAAAFVTRKCAAAVGTGAAG, from the coding sequence ATGAGCGACGCGGGTACACAACGGCCGGAGTTGGTGCAGCAGCTGCTGCGGGACTTCAGTGTGATCACGGGAGCCGAATTCGGGCCCGATGACGACTATTTCGCGATGGGCCTGGTGAATTCGCTGCGGGCGCTGGAGATCGTCGCCTACCTGGAGCGCACCTTCGAATTCGAGGTGGAGATCGACGATCTCGACCTGGACAACTTCCGGACCGTGCACCGCGCCGCCGCCTTCGTCACCCGCAAGTGCGCGGCCGCGGTGGGGACGGGTGCCGCCGGGTGA
- a CDS encoding acyl-CoA dehydrogenase family protein, whose translation MSDLESVLADATVAAAGWDRAGLPRTAALTLARAALLGIDRPKRYGGQGADAHEIGLVANELGAVCTSLRSLFTVQGMVAATVDRWGTDDQRAQWLPALTSGALIAGLAVTEADAGSDLSGMRARFTGSAELSLTGRKMWVTFGALADVLLVAGQSEGGPVAALVSTDQPGVLAEPVTDQLGMRGARIAHVSFDAARVPAENVLARPGFGVSHVVGTALDHGRYTIAWGCAGMARACLADAAAHARDRVQGGARLGDHQAVRAMLGRSWVEIESARALCARAADQRIDRDPGALLGTIAAKYAAAAAAGSVSERAVQILGAAGCAPDSRAGRFFRDAKIMQIIEGAREVAEQDIGEFVLRTALVGQ comes from the coding sequence GTGAGCGACCTGGAATCGGTGCTCGCCGACGCCACGGTGGCGGCGGCCGGGTGGGATCGGGCCGGGCTGCCGCGGACCGCCGCGCTGACCCTGGCGCGCGCCGCGCTGCTGGGGATCGACCGGCCCAAGCGCTACGGCGGGCAAGGGGCCGACGCGCACGAGATCGGACTCGTAGCAAATGAATTGGGCGCGGTATGCACGTCGCTGCGCTCGCTGTTCACGGTGCAGGGGATGGTGGCCGCCACCGTCGACCGGTGGGGTACCGACGACCAGCGCGCACAGTGGTTGCCCGCCTTGACTTCCGGTGCGTTGATCGCCGGGCTGGCGGTGACCGAGGCCGATGCCGGAAGCGATTTGTCGGGAATGCGGGCGCGGTTCACCGGGTCGGCGGAGTTGTCGTTGACCGGGCGCAAAATGTGGGTGACGTTCGGTGCGCTGGCGGACGTGCTGCTGGTGGCAGGACAGTCCGAGGGCGGTCCGGTGGCCGCGCTGGTTTCGACCGATCAGCCCGGAGTGCTCGCCGAACCGGTCACCGATCAGCTCGGGATGCGCGGGGCGCGGATCGCGCACGTGAGTTTCGACGCGGCGCGGGTGCCCGCCGAGAATGTGCTGGCGCGACCAGGATTCGGTGTTTCGCATGTCGTCGGGACCGCGCTGGACCACGGGCGCTACACGATCGCGTGGGGATGCGCAGGGATGGCGCGGGCCTGCCTGGCCGATGCCGCGGCGCACGCACGAGACCGGGTGCAGGGCGGTGCGCGGCTGGGCGATCACCAAGCGGTGCGGGCCATGCTCGGACGGAGCTGGGTGGAGATCGAAAGCGCGCGGGCTCTGTGCGCGCGAGCGGCCGACCAGCGGATCGACCGGGATCCCGGTGCACTGCTGGGGACTATCGCCGCGAAGTACGCCGCCGCGGCAGCCGCCGGGTCGGTGAGTGAGCGCGCGGTGCAGATCCTCGGCGCCGCCGGGTGTGCGCCGGACAGCCGGGCCGGGCGCTTCTTCCGCGACGCGAAGATCATGCAGATCATCGAAGGCGCGCGCGAAGTGGCCGAGCAGGACATCGGTGAATTCGTGCTCCGGACCGCGCTGGTGGGGCAGTGA
- a CDS encoding 3-oxoacyl-ACP synthase, whose amino-acid sequence MSAVFPETSLAVTELAELAELPAGRRAHALALGIDTVRCAEDGADDLAAAAAEQALARAGLAADQLDALLVVGGRAPRYLMASEATRLQHRLGAERAFVAGVGELGCASISAAFTLAAGLLRGDPHCGTVLIVAAATAPTRFRYRAPMTLLGDGAGAVLLSTAKTGRYQLVDHMVRSDGKYADLFRIDYRDLPQRDWREVCADEATYSFRLAVESRKRLAAMNEEVLGRNGLRLQDLGPVLMQNLSTGAFSFWEEALDTRIDKACHHNLAAYGHLGSLDVLVNLEAAAPARAPGDYTLLLNSSPVAAWSSTLLRRLPDREYGGIEL is encoded by the coding sequence GTGTCGGCGGTCTTCCCCGAAACCTCCCTCGCGGTAACCGAACTCGCCGAACTGGCCGAATTGCCGGCCGGCCGACGGGCGCATGCGCTGGCGTTGGGCATCGACACCGTGCGGTGCGCTGAGGACGGTGCCGATGATCTCGCCGCCGCCGCTGCCGAGCAGGCGCTGGCCCGGGCGGGACTCGCCGCGGACCAGCTCGACGCACTGCTGGTGGTGGGCGGGCGGGCGCCGCGGTATCTGATGGCCTCCGAGGCCACCCGGCTGCAGCATCGGCTCGGTGCGGAGCGGGCGTTCGTCGCCGGGGTGGGCGAGCTCGGCTGCGCGTCGATCTCCGCCGCGTTCACCCTGGCCGCCGGGCTGCTGCGCGGCGACCCGCACTGCGGCACCGTGCTGATCGTGGCGGCGGCCACCGCGCCGACCCGGTTCCGGTATCGCGCGCCGATGACGCTGCTGGGCGATGGCGCCGGGGCGGTGCTGCTGAGCACCGCGAAAACCGGCCGCTACCAGCTGGTCGACCACATGGTGCGCAGCGACGGCAAGTACGCGGACCTGTTCCGGATCGACTATCGCGATCTGCCGCAGCGGGATTGGCGGGAGGTGTGCGCCGACGAGGCCACCTACAGCTTCCGTTTGGCCGTGGAGAGCCGCAAACGCCTCGCCGCCATGAATGAGGAAGTGCTGGGCCGCAACGGTTTACGACTCCAGGATCTAGGTCCGGTGCTGATGCAGAACCTGTCCACCGGCGCGTTCTCGTTCTGGGAGGAAGCGCTGGACACCCGCATCGACAAGGCCTGCCACCACAACCTCGCCGCATACGGGCACCTCGGATCGCTGGATGTACTGGTCAACCTGGAGGCGGCGGCCCCGGCCCGCGCACCGGGTGACTACACCCTGCTGCTCAACAGCAGCCCCGTCGCGGCCTGGAGTTCCACCCTGCTGCGGCGACTACCCGATCGGGAATACGGAGGAATCGAGCTGTGA